Proteins from a genomic interval of Trichoderma breve strain T069 chromosome 2, whole genome shotgun sequence:
- a CDS encoding nmrA-like family domain-containing protein: MGFNNIAIAGGSGNLGSAILRELLSSSDPIFNVIALTHSKSTTAASLVMTLGLPSTASHHLKIVWVDYNNEDNLMGALSGAEVVIATLAGHVALQIDPLLLKAARKAGVRRYIPSQYALDVLHPKAVELFTDGWLNAFPVALARRYEALAEENGPISYTTVLPSMFIDVFLETGLWGAYDIPNRRAVVVDDGTRFLTGCSTEFIAAAITAILKLPEDATKNKRIPIAEIRTTAVEIIETIEGVFGFKMDVEYKPSEVFLLERQDALAKKDFRTVHIKSTLKLGGDGSGAADLIEGLAFDANGTFIFPRRNLKDLVLGVRKRMTI; encoded by the coding sequence ATGGGTTTCAACAACATCGCGATCGCTGGTGGGTCGGGAAATCTAGGATCAGCAATCCTACGGGAGCTACTTTCATCTTCAGACCCGATCTTCAACGTAATTGCACTTACACACTCAAAGTCGACGACGGCTGCAAGTCTGGTTATGACGCTCGGTCTACCCAGTACAGCTTCTCATCACCTGAAGATTGTTTGGGTCGACTATAATAACGAAGATAACCTTATGGGAGCTCTTTCGGGCGCTGAAGTTGTCATTGCTACACTTGCTGGCCATGTGGCTCTGCAGATCGATCCGTTATTGCTGAAAGCTGCTCGAAAAGCCGGCGTACGGAGATATATTCCGTCACAATACGCTCTAGATGTTTTACACCCAAAAGCCGTGGAATTGTTTACTGATGGTTGGCTAAACGCCTTCCCAGTTGCTCTTGCTCGTCGCTATGAGGCACTCGCAGAAGAAAATGGCCCTATAAGCTATACTACAGTTCTGCCTAGCATGTTCATTGATGTTTTTCTTGAGACTGGGCTCTGGGGGGCGTATGACATTCCAAATCGAAGGGCAGTTGTGGTTGATGACGGAACGCGGTTTCTTACAGGTTGCTCGACAGAATTtatcgccgccgccattaCAGCAATATTGAAGCTACCCGAGGACGCCACTAAGAATAAAAGAATACCAATTGCAGAAATCCGAACAACAGCAGTCGAGATTATCGAAACAATTGAAGGGGTTTTTGGATTTAAAATGGATGTGGAATACAAGCCAAGTGAAGTGTTTCTCCTTGAGCGCCAGGATGCCTTGGCGAAGAAAGATTTTCGGACGGTGCATATAAAGTCTACACTCAAACTAGGGGGGGATGGCTCCGGTGCGGCAGATTTGATTGAAGGGTTAGCTTTTGATGCAAATGGAACTTTCATATTTCCACGACGAAATTTGAAGGACTTAGTATTAGGCGTTAGAAAGAGAATGACAATTTAA
- a CDS encoding short chain dehydrogenase domain-containing protein, with protein sequence MPSYIIIGASRGLGYEWLRHLSRDSENTIVGLVRNPDAVEAKLASDSIRNVNIIKADLTDHKSLSAAVTKTVDLTGGSVDYLIINGVHQDPVGDFLSPTEFIGREELLHDYMVKAIETNVVGVMYGINAYLPLVRKSSVKKITVISTGLADLELALQGNMSFFVTYSAVKAALNMVVAKYSIDLRADGVTIIALSPGLVNQLDV encoded by the exons ATGCCTTCATATATTATCATTGGAGCATCTCGTGGCCTTGGT TATGAGTGGCTGAGGCATCTTAGCCGTGACTCTGAAAATACTATAGTTGGTCTTGTTCGAAATCCGGATGCAGTCGAAGCCAAGCTCGCATCCGACAGTATTCGCAATGTCAATATCATCAAGGCCGACCTCACTGATCACAAATCCCTCTCCGCTGCGGTAACCAAGACCGTAGATTTAACAGGAGGCTCTGTGGATTATCTTATCATCAATGGAGTTCATCAAGATCCCGTTGGTGATTTTCTTTCTCCGACTGAGTTTATCGGTCGCGAGGAATTGCTACATGATTACATGGTGAAAGCAATAGAAACAAATGTCGTTGGTGTCATGTACGGAATCAATGCCTACCTACCACTTGTGCGCAAGAGCAGTGTCAAAAAGATCACGGTAATCTCAACAGGATTGGCCGATCTAGAGCTAGCGTTGCAGGGCAACATGTCCTTCTTTGTGACATACAGCGCGGTTAAAGCTGCTCTGAATATGGTTGTGGCTAAGTACAGTATTGATTTGAGAGCAGACGGAGTCACAATTATTGCACTCAGTCCTGGTTTGGTAAATCAATTGGATGTTTGA